The sequence CCGAGCCGGAGGCCATCGCCACCGCGCGCCGCCGCTATCTCGCCCGCCACCCGGATGCGGCGGGCTTCGCCGGCTTCAGCGACTTCGCCTTCTATCGGCTGGAGGTGGAAAGTGCGCATCTCGTCGCCGGCTTTGGCCGGATCAAGGATGTGGACGGGGCCGCGCTCGCCACCCGCATCGATGACGCCGCCAGCGTTCTGGCGGCCGAAGAAGGCGCGGTGGCGCATATGAATGCTGACCATGCCGACGCCATCCAGCTCTATGCGCTCCACCTCATCGGCACCGGCCCCGGGCACTGGAAGCTGGTCGGGCTCGATCCCGAAGGCTGCGACCTGATGGACGGCACCCAGGTCCGCCGGCTCGATTTCGGCCAGCGCGTCACCAATGCGCAGGAAATGCGCGCGGCGCTGGTCGAGCGCGCCAATGCCGCGCGCGCTTCGGCGGTGCAATAGAACCTTCAGCGGCGCATAATCCCCGGTTTGGCCACATAATCGACCCGGAATTTCGCGCAAAACGCCCCTTTGGGCTCCCATGGTCCCGCCTCCTGTCATGCGTAGGAGGAGCCGACCGTGAATCAAACCGGCACGCAGAGCGACCATTCCGGCCTTGAGGGGCTCGATCCCGCCGGCACCGGGCGGGTGTTCTGGAATCTGGGCAGCGCCTATCTGTGCGAACGGGCCGTGGCGCGCGGCGAGGTACGGCTGTCTCATACCGGCGCGCTGGTCGTCACCACCGGCACGGCCGGGCAGCCCCTCGCTCTCGCGCGCGTCGACGACGCGGCAGAGGGCGGGGAGACGGCCGGCGCGACGGATGCTTCGGCGCTGACCCGCGCGCAGTTCGAGGCGCTGAAGGCCGACCTGCTCGCCTATGTCGCCCGCCGGACCCTGTTCGGTCAGGACGTCAGCGTGGAGGCCGGCCCGGCCGGCGGCATCGCGGTGCGGATCCTGTCGGATCAAGCCTGGCACGCGCTGGTCGCCCGTCATCT comes from Ancylobacter polymorphus and encodes:
- a CDS encoding HugZ family protein; its protein translation is MAAIPTTPDTFDAARAVKRLVRESQTGALATLDADGAPYASLVQLATLPDGAPLLLLSQLARHTVNLQRDSRVSLLVDEHRTGDELQGARAGLKGRIAALTEPEAIATARRRYLARHPDAAGFAGFSDFAFYRLEVESAHLVAGFGRIKDVDGAALATRIDDAASVLAAEEGAVAHMNADHADAIQLYALHLIGTGPGHWKLVGLDPEGCDLMDGTQVRRLDFGQRVTNAQEMRAALVERANAARASAVQ